A genomic window from Thiomonas arsenitoxydans includes:
- the pbpG gene encoding D-alanyl-D-alanine endopeptidase, with the protein MQSSFFYSPEKHDGPSQGFLTFLGRWTPKGRLGGALLYWPGVLVAALFALSLIATPAFAAISKETTERPTAQKQVAKKPATRSTHQVRSAGLSKKRGKAEAKTEPVRKVTAKEQEARRVAVDKRAHPSARPIVVKMRQGAASRRIAVTVRNKEARTGQLPATRIAAEKRRPDPLVLKAALMTGAASSVVRATDELQISPRSTAANDDPLSLRSGSALVVDEGTDRVLLSKNADTARPIASLTKLMTAAVILDAHQPMDQVIEITDADIDTLKWSSSRLRPGTKLTREELLKLALMSSENRAAHALARNYPGGLAAFIPAMNAKARSLGMNTTRYVEPTGLSPQNESTAHDLALLVKAAYHYPLIREFSTHPESEVEVGPRTLQFRNTDHLVFNRGWDILLQKTGYINEAGHCLVLQTKFEGRRVIVVLLDAWGKYSHFGDAQRIRTWLEAKGFDALHDPVARTGALPARGPENAAALVRTALVEKPSSADLGE; encoded by the coding sequence ATGCAGTCTTCCTTTTTTTACTCTCCTGAGAAACACGATGGGCCTTCCCAAGGGTTTCTCACCTTCTTGGGAAGATGGACGCCGAAGGGGAGACTCGGGGGCGCTCTGTTGTACTGGCCGGGCGTTCTGGTGGCGGCGTTGTTCGCCCTGTCCTTGATCGCGACGCCCGCTTTCGCTGCGATCAGCAAAGAAACGACCGAACGGCCGACTGCTCAGAAGCAGGTCGCCAAGAAACCAGCGACACGATCAACTCATCAAGTGCGATCAGCTGGTCTTTCAAAGAAACGCGGCAAAGCCGAGGCGAAGACTGAGCCGGTCAGGAAAGTCACAGCGAAAGAGCAAGAGGCTCGGCGGGTTGCGGTGGATAAGCGCGCGCATCCCAGTGCCCGACCGATCGTGGTCAAGATGCGTCAGGGCGCGGCTTCCAGGCGTATCGCTGTGACTGTGCGCAACAAGGAGGCGCGCACAGGTCAATTGCCAGCTACGCGGATTGCCGCTGAGAAACGCCGTCCGGATCCGCTCGTTCTGAAAGCAGCCCTGATGACCGGGGCGGCCTCATCCGTGGTGCGCGCGACGGATGAATTGCAGATCTCGCCGAGGTCCACGGCAGCGAACGATGACCCGCTGAGTTTGCGTTCGGGTTCCGCTTTGGTCGTTGACGAGGGTACGGATCGCGTGCTCTTGAGCAAGAACGCCGATACTGCGCGCCCGATTGCCTCACTCACCAAGCTGATGACCGCCGCGGTGATTCTCGACGCGCATCAGCCGATGGATCAGGTCATCGAAATCACCGATGCCGATATCGACACCCTGAAGTGGAGCTCCTCGCGGTTGCGCCCGGGCACGAAACTCACGCGGGAAGAACTGCTCAAGCTGGCCCTGATGTCCTCTGAAAACAGGGCCGCGCATGCTTTGGCGCGCAACTATCCCGGGGGCTTGGCCGCCTTCATACCTGCAATGAATGCCAAGGCGCGCTCTTTGGGCATGAATACCACGCGTTACGTGGAGCCGACCGGCCTGTCGCCGCAGAACGAATCGACCGCACATGATCTCGCGCTGCTGGTCAAGGCGGCGTATCACTATCCCCTGATCCGCGAATTTTCCACCCATCCCGAGAGCGAGGTGGAGGTCGGTCCGCGCACACTGCAATTCCGAAATACCGATCATTTGGTTTTCAACCGCGGGTGGGACATCCTGTTGCAGAAAACCGGTTACATCAACGAAGCGGGGCATTGCCTGGTGCTGCAGACCAAATTTGAAGGGCGCCGAGTGATTGTGGTGCTGCTCGATGCGTGGGGTAAGTATTCGCATTTTGGCGATGCCCAGCGCATCCGTACTTGGCTGGAAGCCAAGGGCTTCGACGCCCTGCATGATCCGGTCGCCCGTACAGGGGCGTTGCCTGCCCGAGGGCCGGAAAACGCCGCGGCCTTGGTGCGGACGGCCCTTGTGGAAAAGCCGTCATCCGCCGACCTTGGCGAGTGA
- the soxB gene encoding thiosulfohydrolase SoxB, whose protein sequence is MSLTRREFMGVLAAAAATGFPMTREATAAEVKSLYNPPKSGNVHFLHMTDSHAHLHPVYFREPNVNIGIAGMEGHLPHLVGTNYLKRVGFKPNTRESYGFTYLDFVRAAKQYGKMGGYAHIATLVKQLKASRPGALLLDGGDTWQGTALSLWTKGQDMVDAQLKLGVDVMTAHWEFTYGQDRVKEIVDKDFKGKIDFVAQNVKTADFGDPVFPNYVMKQMNGVQVAIIGQAFPYTPIANPGYLIPDWTFGIDTDHMQKVVKEVKQKGAQLVVVISHNGMDVDRKMASLVEGIDCIFGGHTHDGEAVAVEIRRPSGGMTLVTNAGSHGKFMGVMDFDVRGGKMVGYKYKLLPVFSELLPADPEMEALITKVRAPYESKLTEVLAHTEGLLYRRGNFNGTWDQLVVDAMLAVRGGDLAFSPGFRWGGSLLPGAPITREDMMTQLAITYPYCTLSEMTGETVKNVMEDVCDNLFNPDPYYQQGGDMVRLGALEYSCAPKEKMGNRIQDMRLGGKPLDPKKTYKVAGWAPVQQASATPDNPPIWDIVEEYLKHQKVIKPLKVNEPKLIGVKGNPGLANYNKMF, encoded by the coding sequence ATGAGCCTGACCCGTCGTGAATTTATGGGTGTATTGGCAGCTGCTGCGGCCACCGGTTTTCCCATGACCCGCGAGGCAACCGCCGCGGAAGTCAAAAGCCTGTACAACCCGCCCAAGAGTGGCAATGTGCATTTTCTGCACATGACGGATAGTCACGCGCATTTGCATCCCGTGTATTTCCGTGAGCCGAATGTGAATATCGGTATTGCCGGAATGGAAGGGCACCTGCCCCACCTTGTGGGCACGAATTATTTGAAGCGGGTCGGCTTCAAGCCGAATACCCGTGAGTCTTATGGTTTCACCTATCTCGATTTCGTACGCGCGGCCAAGCAGTACGGCAAGATGGGTGGTTATGCCCATATCGCGACCCTGGTCAAGCAATTGAAGGCTTCGCGGCCGGGCGCCTTGTTGCTCGACGGCGGCGATACCTGGCAAGGCACAGCCCTATCGCTGTGGACCAAGGGACAGGACATGGTCGACGCTCAGTTGAAACTGGGTGTGGACGTGATGACGGCGCACTGGGAATTCACCTACGGCCAAGACCGCGTGAAAGAGATCGTCGATAAGGATTTCAAGGGCAAGATCGATTTTGTCGCGCAGAACGTGAAAACGGCGGACTTCGGCGACCCGGTTTTCCCGAACTATGTGATGAAGCAGATGAATGGCGTACAGGTCGCCATCATCGGGCAGGCTTTCCCCTACACGCCAATCGCCAATCCCGGCTATCTGATCCCCGACTGGACTTTCGGCATTGATACCGACCACATGCAAAAAGTGGTCAAGGAAGTGAAGCAGAAGGGCGCCCAACTGGTTGTGGTGATCTCTCACAACGGTATGGACGTCGACCGCAAGATGGCCAGTCTGGTGGAGGGCATCGACTGCATTTTCGGTGGACATACCCATGATGGCGAGGCCGTCGCGGTGGAAATCCGTCGTCCTTCTGGCGGTATGACCCTGGTGACCAACGCTGGCTCTCACGGCAAGTTCATGGGCGTCATGGACTTCGATGTTCGCGGTGGCAAGATGGTGGGCTACAAGTACAAGCTCCTGCCGGTGTTCTCCGAGTTGTTGCCAGCCGACCCTGAAATGGAGGCCTTGATCACCAAGGTGCGCGCGCCGTACGAAAGCAAACTGACCGAAGTGCTTGCGCACACCGAAGGTTTGCTGTATCGCCGTGGCAATTTCAACGGTACGTGGGACCAACTGGTGGTCGATGCGATGCTGGCCGTTCGTGGCGGCGATCTCGCGTTCTCGCCGGGTTTCCGCTGGGGCGGCAGCCTGCTGCCAGGTGCGCCCATCACCCGCGAAGACATGATGACGCAGTTGGCCATCACCTACCCGTACTGCACCCTGTCCGAGATGACGGGCGAGACGGTCAAGAACGTGATGGAAGACGTCTGCGACAACCTGTTCAATCCGGATCCCTACTACCAGCAGGGTGGTGACATGGTGCGTCTGGGCGCGTTGGAGTACAGCTGTGCCCCGAAAGAAAAAATGGGCAACCGCATTCAGGACATGCGTCTGGGCGGCAAGCCGCTCGATCCCAAGAAGACCTACAAGGTCGCGGGATGGGCGCCGGTTCAGCAGGCCAGCGCAACACCCGACAACCCGCCGATCTGGGATATTGTCGAGGAGTATCTCAAGCACCAGAAGGTCATCAAGCCCTTGAAGGTGAATGAGCCCAAGCTCATCGGCGTGAAGGGCAATCCGGGCCTGGCGAACTACAACAAGATGTTCTGA
- the soxX gene encoding sulfur oxidation c-type cytochrome SoxX: MKRTTLFVLMTAAAGVLGGCAGMNQSASEGGNPFATASFQSILKNDFAPKGQAKLDRLVQTKQQYECSKYEYLGKPMPAEMSKKLESEAMAGIVYPKDGKFLGDWKAGLKIAEDGKGKQWSDNPDKPSGGNCLACHEMVKNDPSQGNIGPSLVDYGKLRGNSEAILKYTWGRIYDSAAYNACSWMPSFGAHHILTEQQMKDVMALLMDPKSPVNAN; encoded by the coding sequence ATGAAAAGAACCACTTTGTTCGTACTCATGACGGCAGCGGCCGGAGTTCTTGGCGGCTGCGCAGGCATGAATCAATCCGCCTCTGAGGGGGGCAACCCGTTTGCGACAGCCTCCTTTCAGAGCATTCTGAAAAATGACTTTGCCCCGAAGGGACAAGCTAAACTAGATCGTCTGGTTCAGACCAAGCAGCAGTATGAGTGCTCTAAGTATGAGTATCTCGGAAAACCCATGCCTGCTGAAATGAGCAAGAAACTCGAATCTGAGGCTATGGCGGGTATCGTCTATCCCAAGGATGGTAAATTCCTTGGAGACTGGAAGGCGGGCCTGAAGATTGCTGAGGACGGCAAGGGCAAGCAATGGAGTGACAATCCTGACAAGCCTAGCGGCGGAAATTGTCTGGCCTGCCATGAAATGGTCAAGAATGATCCTTCGCAAGGCAATATCGGCCCATCACTGGTGGACTACGGGAAACTTCGCGGCAATAGCGAGGCCATCCTGAAATACACCTGGGGTCGGATTTATGACTCTGCAGCTTACAACGCATGCAGCTGGATGCCTTCATTTGGTGCGCACCATATTCTGACTGAGCAGCAGATGAAGGACGTAATGGCGCTTCTGATGGATCCGAAGTCTCCCGTTAACGCCAACTAA
- the soxA gene encoding sulfur oxidation c-type cytochrome SoxA translates to MREVERLRAFWFIHRCEETMRNRTKKTAILAGVALPAMLWVGGFAAQANAASLTNEGNQYLALMNEMGGNPADFNIDDGKKLWTEKRGPKNASMEQCNLGLGPGVLKGAYAQLPRYFADTGKVQDLESRLITCMETLQGFTDQQAEHDAFAKESGNATPLVNMAMYVAHESDNMKIAIPQNTPEEKLAYENGKKLFFYRGGPFSFSCATCHSEKDKRIKISALPDLIDTGPKGAAVSYATWPAYPNSQGVARTLEWRMLACFRQQRFPMPKMTSNAVIDLITYMGVNSNGATLHTPSFKR, encoded by the coding sequence AAAAAAGACGGCCATCTTGGCCGGGGTTGCGCTACCCGCCATGCTGTGGGTCGGAGGATTTGCCGCACAGGCAAATGCGGCTTCACTGACCAATGAGGGCAATCAATATCTAGCCCTGATGAACGAAATGGGCGGTAACCCCGCTGATTTCAATATCGATGACGGCAAAAAACTTTGGACCGAAAAACGCGGCCCGAAAAATGCCTCGATGGAACAATGCAATCTGGGCCTTGGTCCCGGGGTGCTGAAGGGTGCGTATGCCCAGCTTCCGCGTTACTTTGCGGACACCGGCAAGGTGCAAGATCTGGAGTCCCGCCTGATTACCTGCATGGAAACCCTGCAAGGCTTTACTGATCAGCAAGCTGAACATGATGCTTTCGCCAAAGAAAGCGGCAATGCGACTCCGCTGGTCAACATGGCGATGTATGTTGCTCATGAATCTGACAATATGAAAATCGCCATTCCGCAAAACACGCCGGAAGAAAAATTGGCGTATGAGAATGGTAAAAAGCTGTTCTTCTATCGTGGCGGGCCCTTCAGTTTTTCTTGCGCCACCTGTCACTCCGAGAAGGATAAGCGGATCAAAATCTCCGCATTGCCTGATCTCATTGACACTGGGCCCAAGGGCGCTGCAGTGTCTTACGCGACATGGCCAGCTTACCCCAACTCGCAAGGCGTAGCTCGTACGCTTGAATGGCGCATGCTGGCTTGCTTCCGTCAACAACGCTTCCCCATGCCCAAGATGACTTCGAATGCGGTCATCGACCTGATTACCTACATGGGTGTGAATTCGAATGGCGCGACCCTGCACACGCCTTCGTTCAAGCGCTGA